One genomic region from Bacillus sp. SLBN-46 encodes:
- a CDS encoding pyridoxamine 5'-phosphate oxidase family protein: MHKIRQEKLICTDDKRIDQFLCQARTGYLGLTDGELPYVVPLNFIWMNEALYFHGAAQGRKINLIHANPNCCFTVSEDYGTMVSPIPAKTDTAYMSVMLFGVLETVSDLNEATSAMQGMLDKYVPGYYDKRLSQSHVEKYRSSLGSHTLVFRLTPSVRTAKENQLDPQLSFYPGRNVEMDI, translated from the coding sequence ATGCATAAGATCCGCCAAGAAAAATTAATATGTACCGATGATAAGCGTATTGATCAGTTTTTATGCCAAGCACGGACGGGTTACCTTGGATTAACAGATGGGGAGCTTCCTTATGTGGTTCCTTTGAATTTTATCTGGATGAATGAAGCTTTGTATTTTCATGGAGCTGCACAAGGGAGAAAAATAAATTTGATTCATGCCAATCCCAACTGTTGTTTCACAGTATCTGAAGATTACGGAACCATGGTAAGTCCTATCCCCGCCAAAACAGATACTGCTTACATGAGTGTGATGCTGTTCGGAGTACTAGAAACGGTAAGTGATTTAAACGAAGCCACCTCGGCAATGCAGGGCATGCTAGATAAGTACGTACCCGGCTACTACGATAAACGCCTTTCACAATCCCATGTTGAGAAGTATCGCTCCTCTCTAGGGAGTCATACACTTGTTTTTAGACTTACTCCCAGCGTACGAACAGCAAAAGAAAATCAATTGGATCCGCAATTGTCTTTCTACCCAGGCAGGAACGTTGAGATGGATATCTAA
- a CDS encoding polysaccharide deacetylase family protein has translation MGLKKGELNQEHVFLDPAKRRWTIIKRMSAGFMVLIVLVSTIFIKSLTTNPIFPELQLKESTTSEIEPINTMFSEEELASQVQKTNAGPLIQKNTDKKLLSSKQEVYGFYVNWDQNSQTSFKKNINSVTTLVPEWLQITPSLTLKTSTDSSIVADAKAHDIKILPLVHNFNKNKWDGNTLHRLFTTPGAEDLFINKLLAYVRTNDFDGINIDFEEIHPNDKDHFTRFIGKVSETFHQHGLMVTMDVPPKNNSFNYASLAAKVDRMIVMLYDQHNSMSTPGPVAPSDWVKMNLNQLDIPSEKLIAGLGSYGYDWELNSNQPAKTVAFGDIMDLGIGTNLQIHWNQQSGNPYLMYKINGKNHIVWFLDAATFYNQMKVAEESGSSGIAVWRLGSEDPSIWKYINKPKEMQNPATALKTLVNPKPVHNTGAGEILRINSQAEKGKRLIKLDSNGLIQSETYEKLPMPYNLARYGKPKRKEVVLTFDDGPDPTYTPQILDILDKNHIKGTFFIIGENAMKHPKLVKRVFNEGHEIGNHTFTHSEVTSITPFQMRMELNATQRLFQEITGHSLTLFRPPYVADAEPATRSELAPILQSQDMGYTLVGETIDSDDWQALSSEKIVKRVLDQLPEGNVILLHDAGGDRSNTVKALPIIIKELKKRGYTFTTVAELLGKSNTQLMPPVNQDSPYLVYNKAVFMLLQGWHSGLNILFYSAILLGILRLVVFVFLSRKQVKRYKEIEIDPSFTPFSSVVIAAYNEEKVICKTVESILSSDYPAFEVLIIDDGSKDETATVVHDTYANHPQVRLIKKSNGGKSSAVNLGFKEAKGEIVVALDADTLIAEDGISLLVNHFKDEDVAAVSGNVKVGNKGNLLTNWQHIEYVTGFNLERRAFAALNCITVVPGAIGAWRKKDVQEAGYYQEDTLAEDTDITLTLLRQGKKIEFEEKAYAFTEVPEDIKSLAKQRYRWVYGTLQCLWKHRGALFNKKHKSLGFIGLPNMWLFQYIYQTISPIADILFIFALFSTHPGRAAIGFFLFYLLDFFTSLYAFRLEKESPKPLGSLFLQRILYKQLMTYVVVKSIFSAIKGVTVGWNKLKRNGNVTPETSTGKVKEYM, from the coding sequence TTGGGGCTTAAAAAAGGGGAATTAAATCAAGAACATGTTTTTCTTGATCCTGCAAAAAGACGCTGGACCATTATCAAAAGAATGAGTGCAGGCTTTATGGTTTTAATTGTTTTAGTGTCGACAATTTTTATCAAAAGTCTTACTACGAATCCGATATTTCCTGAGCTGCAATTGAAGGAGAGTACAACAAGCGAGATCGAGCCAATTAATACAATGTTCAGTGAAGAAGAGCTTGCTTCACAAGTACAAAAAACGAATGCCGGCCCGCTTATACAAAAAAATACGGATAAAAAACTACTATCTAGTAAACAAGAAGTTTATGGTTTTTACGTCAATTGGGACCAAAACAGCCAAACTTCTTTCAAAAAAAACATCAATTCGGTTACAACATTAGTTCCGGAGTGGCTGCAGATTACTCCTAGTCTTACCCTTAAAACCTCTACAGACAGCTCTATCGTGGCAGACGCAAAAGCACATGATATAAAGATTCTCCCATTAGTTCATAATTTTAATAAAAACAAATGGGATGGTAATACACTGCATCGATTATTTACTACACCTGGTGCTGAAGATCTTTTTATTAATAAGTTGTTAGCTTATGTGAGAACGAATGACTTTGACGGTATTAATATAGACTTTGAAGAAATCCATCCAAATGACAAAGATCATTTCACTCGTTTTATTGGTAAAGTTTCTGAAACATTTCATCAGCATGGTCTCATGGTCACAATGGATGTCCCGCCGAAGAATAATAGTTTTAACTATGCTTCTTTAGCAGCTAAAGTGGATCGGATGATTGTCATGCTATATGACCAGCACAATTCGATGAGTACACCTGGACCTGTCGCTCCATCTGATTGGGTAAAGATGAACTTAAATCAGCTAGATATCCCTTCCGAAAAATTGATTGCGGGTCTGGGAAGCTATGGTTACGACTGGGAATTAAACTCTAATCAGCCTGCAAAAACGGTAGCCTTCGGGGATATCATGGATTTGGGAATTGGAACCAACCTTCAAATTCATTGGAATCAACAATCAGGAAACCCTTATTTAATGTATAAAATAAATGGAAAAAACCATATCGTTTGGTTTTTAGATGCTGCTACATTTTATAATCAAATGAAGGTAGCGGAAGAAAGTGGCTCAAGTGGAATTGCGGTTTGGCGACTCGGTTCTGAGGACCCTTCTATTTGGAAATATATAAATAAACCAAAGGAAATGCAAAATCCAGCCACTGCCCTTAAAACCCTGGTCAATCCTAAGCCTGTTCACAATACAGGGGCAGGAGAAATTTTGAGAATTAATTCTCAAGCAGAAAAAGGAAAAAGATTGATTAAATTGGATTCGAACGGACTGATTCAAAGCGAAACCTATGAAAAATTACCAATGCCCTATAATCTGGCTCGGTATGGAAAGCCAAAACGTAAGGAAGTAGTCCTAACCTTTGATGACGGTCCGGATCCAACCTATACACCACAAATACTCGACATTTTAGATAAGAATCATATAAAGGGAACTTTCTTTATTATCGGAGAAAATGCTATGAAGCATCCGAAACTGGTTAAAAGGGTATTTAATGAAGGACATGAAATCGGCAACCATACCTTTACCCATTCCGAAGTTACCTCCATCACCCCATTTCAAATGAGAATGGAGTTAAATGCAACCCAACGTTTATTTCAGGAAATTACTGGTCATTCGCTGACCCTTTTCCGTCCGCCGTATGTGGCCGATGCTGAACCAGCCACAAGAAGCGAACTGGCTCCTATATTGCAGTCACAGGATATGGGGTATACCTTAGTTGGTGAGACAATTGACTCTGACGATTGGCAAGCACTTTCTAGCGAAAAAATAGTGAAACGGGTATTGGATCAGCTGCCAGAAGGAAATGTGATTTTGCTTCACGATGCTGGCGGTGATCGCTCTAATACTGTAAAGGCGCTCCCTATTATTATTAAAGAACTTAAAAAGCGCGGCTATACATTTACAACCGTTGCTGAGTTACTTGGAAAAAGTAATACTCAACTTATGCCCCCTGTTAATCAGGACAGCCCTTATTTGGTCTATAACAAGGCTGTATTTATGCTTTTACAAGGTTGGCACTCAGGATTAAACATCCTGTTCTACTCCGCTATCCTTTTAGGAATTCTACGGCTAGTTGTCTTTGTTTTCCTTTCTAGGAAACAGGTAAAAAGGTATAAAGAGATTGAAATCGACCCTAGCTTTACACCTTTTTCCAGTGTTGTGATTGCTGCCTATAACGAAGAAAAAGTAATTTGCAAGACGGTTGAATCTATTTTATCCAGTGATTACCCAGCTTTTGAGGTGTTGATTATCGACGATGGCTCAAAGGATGAAACGGCTACTGTTGTTCATGATACTTATGCAAACCACCCTCAAGTCAGATTAATTAAAAAATCCAATGGGGGAAAATCTTCCGCTGTTAATCTTGGTTTTAAAGAAGCAAAAGGGGAAATCGTGGTCGCACTTGACGCTGATACACTTATCGCTGAAGATGGTATCTCTTTGCTAGTTAACCATTTTAAAGATGAAGATGTTGCAGCTGTTTCCGGGAATGTCAAGGTTGGCAATAAGGGAAACCTTCTTACAAACTGGCAGCATATTGAATATGTGACAGGGTTTAACCTAGAGAGAAGGGCCTTTGCCGCTCTTAATTGTATTACGGTTGTACCAGGTGCAATCGGTGCATGGAGAAAGAAGGACGTACAAGAAGCAGGATACTATCAAGAGGATACATTGGCAGAAGATACTGATATCACTCTTACTCTCTTACGCCAAGGGAAAAAGATAGAATTTGAAGAAAAGGCTTATGCCTTTACTGAAGTACCGGAAGATATTAAAAGCCTAGCAAAACAGCGATACCGATGGGTCTATGGTACGTTACAATGTTTATGGAAGCATCGTGGGGCTTTATTCAATAAAAAACATAAATCCTTAGGATTTATCGGTCTTCCTAACATGTGGCTTTTTCAATATATTTATCAAACCATATCGCCTATTGCGGATATATTGTTCATTTTTGCCCTTTTTAGCACGCACCCTGGAAGAGCAGCCATCGGATTTTTCTTATTCTACTTGCTAGATTTCTTTACTTCTCTATACGCGTTTCGATTGGAGAAAGAAAGTCCTAAACCACTGGGTTCATTGTTTTTGCAACGAATCTTGTACAAGCAGCTTATGACTTACGTGGTGGTAAAGTCTATCTTCTCAGCAATAAAGGGAGTAACCGTTGGTTGGAATAAACTAAAACGAAATGGTAATGTAACTCCGGAAACCTCTACCGGGAAGGTTAAGGAATATATGTAA
- a CDS encoding YbjQ family protein → MIIVTTENIANHKVTEVLGPVFGLTVRARGIGKDIIASFKGLIGGEISQYTEMLEDARKQAIDRMVKNATSMGANAIIMMRFDSGEIGQNMSEIVAYGTAVIAEKE, encoded by the coding sequence ATGATTATTGTAACAACCGAAAATATTGCTAATCATAAAGTCACGGAAGTATTAGGTCCAGTTTTCGGATTAACCGTTAGGGCAAGAGGAATTGGCAAAGATATCATTGCTTCTTTTAAGGGGCTAATCGGCGGAGAAATCAGTCAGTATACAGAAATGCTTGAAGATGCTAGAAAACAAGCTATCGACCGTATGGTAAAAAACGCTACGTCAATGGGTGCAAACGCGATCATTATGATGCGCTTTGACTCTGGCGAAATTGGCCAGAATATGAGTGAAATTGTGGCTTATGGAACAGCTGTTATTGCTGAAAAGGAATAA
- a CDS encoding VOC family protein, which translates to MQKIVPHLWYDKEAKEAALFYTSLFDNSKLLNVTVIENTPSGDSELVSFELAGQPFQAISAGPYFKFNPSISLMVACISVEEVNTKWKALVEGGTELMPLGEYPFSKWYSWVQDRFGLSWQLMLVDNGQADQKITPHLLFSNDSCGKAEEAIEFYTGIFEDSEIGIISKYEAGEAMSSKANVNYAAFNLCGMNFTAMDHGYDADFNFNEAFSLIINCKDQKEINYYWERLSAVPEAEQCGWVKDKFGLSWQIVPRNIDEILFKGSRDENKRVTEALLKMKKIDLDVLEKARL; encoded by the coding sequence ATGCAAAAAATTGTTCCACATTTATGGTATGACAAAGAAGCGAAAGAGGCTGCCTTGTTTTATACTAGTTTATTTGACAATTCAAAACTATTAAATGTAACAGTGATTGAAAATACTCCTTCTGGAGATTCAGAATTGGTAAGCTTTGAATTGGCCGGACAGCCATTCCAGGCAATCAGTGCAGGTCCTTACTTCAAATTTAATCCTTCCATTTCTTTGATGGTAGCTTGCATCTCTGTAGAAGAAGTAAATACTAAATGGAAGGCTTTAGTAGAAGGCGGGACGGAATTAATGCCATTAGGTGAATATCCCTTTAGCAAGTGGTATAGCTGGGTTCAGGACAGATTTGGCTTGTCTTGGCAGTTGATGCTTGTAGATAATGGACAAGCTGATCAAAAGATTACACCTCACTTGCTTTTTTCTAATGATTCATGTGGGAAAGCGGAAGAAGCAATAGAGTTCTATACGGGAATATTTGAGGATTCAGAAATAGGGATAATCAGCAAATATGAAGCAGGAGAAGCCATGTCATCAAAGGCAAACGTGAATTATGCTGCTTTCAATCTTTGCGGTATGAATTTTACGGCAATGGATCATGGCTATGACGCCGATTTCAACTTTAATGAAGCATTTTCACTCATTATAAACTGTAAAGATCAGAAAGAGATTAATTACTATTGGGAGAGGCTTTCAGCCGTACCCGAGGCAGAACAATGCGGGTGGGTAAAGGATAAATTTGGACTTTCGTGGCAGATTGTCCCCAGGAACATTGATGAGATCTTGTTTAAAGGATCAAGAGATGAAAACAAGAGGGTTACTGAGGCACTCCTTAAGATGAAAAAAATTGATTTAGACGTTTTGGAAAAAGCTCGATTATGA
- a CDS encoding L,D-transpeptidase family protein, protein MESSLRTEESNIPRRQSSKRFSNWKVITTSIIIIIAILLGAISYYQATHFNAQIKINGIKVKSLTADQALKKLKTANLKNIVYVGEQQILDGKDTKMVFSDKDLSAVKKLLSNQRTFFPSSKAKNFSLQPNQTDQYRSQTLKKQVEEKLVALNKSLKVPKDAEVTLKQGKIVISKSISGEQYDVANLLKEYENHKYTSEIHLNSAFIQPIKEDSEIVKNEEKKLQELLQQTVDYKVQDKVYSLNASELIKNASVSKDMKVTIDAGDIKNKIAEINHTQSTLNKNFSFKTHSGSVISVKGQGYGWALDVEKETAQIQAAFENGTKSLAASNIIGHGWKNEGYGYETTTNNGIGDTYAEVSIAEQRIWIYKKGKLVVTTNVVTGKHNTGNDTSKGVWYVLYKRTPSTLTGRELGGDESYSVKVNYWAPFTNDGQGFHDASWRSNWSSKAYLNAGSHGCVNTPPNVMKTVFDNLSTYEPVVIY, encoded by the coding sequence ATGGAAAGTTCATTACGTACGGAAGAAAGTAACATACCACGGAGACAATCATCTAAGCGGTTTTCGAACTGGAAGGTTATCACAACCAGCATAATCATTATTATTGCAATTTTATTGGGTGCAATCAGCTATTATCAGGCAACCCACTTTAATGCACAGATCAAGATAAATGGTATAAAAGTCAAGAGCCTGACCGCTGATCAAGCTTTGAAAAAATTAAAAACAGCTAATTTAAAAAACATAGTCTATGTCGGTGAACAACAAATCTTAGATGGAAAAGATACGAAGATGGTATTTTCAGATAAAGATTTGTCAGCTGTCAAAAAACTATTAAGCAACCAACGGACATTTTTTCCTTCATCAAAAGCAAAGAACTTTTCATTACAGCCTAACCAAACGGATCAGTATCGAAGCCAGACACTGAAAAAACAAGTGGAAGAAAAGTTGGTCGCCCTTAATAAGAGTTTAAAAGTGCCTAAAGATGCAGAGGTTACTTTAAAACAAGGTAAAATTGTCATCTCTAAAAGTATTAGCGGAGAGCAATATGATGTGGCCAATCTATTAAAAGAATATGAGAATCATAAATATACAAGTGAAATCCATCTGAATTCTGCTTTCATACAACCAATTAAGGAAGACAGTGAAATTGTAAAAAATGAAGAGAAAAAGCTGCAGGAACTCCTTCAGCAAACTGTTGATTATAAAGTACAGGATAAAGTTTATTCACTAAATGCCAGCGAACTAATTAAAAATGCATCGGTTTCAAAAGACATGAAGGTAACGATTGACGCGGGTGATATTAAAAATAAGATTGCAGAAATTAATCACACTCAATCCACTTTAAATAAAAATTTCAGCTTTAAAACCCATTCAGGTTCAGTTATTTCGGTAAAAGGTCAAGGATATGGCTGGGCATTAGATGTGGAAAAGGAAACCGCCCAGATTCAGGCAGCTTTTGAAAACGGAACGAAATCCCTTGCTGCTTCTAATATTATTGGACATGGCTGGAAGAATGAAGGATACGGCTATGAAACGACTACGAACAATGGTATTGGCGATACATATGCTGAAGTGTCCATTGCTGAACAGCGGATTTGGATCTACAAAAAAGGTAAATTAGTAGTCACAACAAATGTTGTGACCGGCAAACACAACACCGGTAATGATACATCAAAAGGCGTGTGGTATGTCCTCTATAAACGAACACCTTCCACACTAACAGGCAGAGAGCTCGGTGGAGATGAAAGTTATTCCGTAAAGGTTAACTATTGGGCTCCTTTTACAAATGACGGTCAAGGGTTCCACGATGCCAGCTGGCGGTCAAACTGGTCAAGCAAGGCCTATTTAAATGCAGGATCGCATGGCTGCGTAAACACGCCGCCAAATGTTATGAAAACCGTATTTGATAACCTCAGCACATATGAGCCGGTTGTTATCTATTAA
- a CDS encoding malate:quinone oxidoreductase, which translates to MVIMSNVQKTADVILIGAGVMSATLGSLLKELAPEWEIKVFEKLENAGEESSNEWNNAGTGHAALCELNYTSEKPDGSIDISKAININEQFQLSRQFWSYLVNKDLIRDPQDFIMPIPHMSLVLGEQNVSFLKKRFKALSNNPLFQGMEFSDDPEKLKEWIPLIMEGRTSNEPIAATKIDSGTDVNFGALTRMLFDHLKTQNVEIKYNHQVDDIKRTSDGLWELKVWNMATGNIERHTAKFVFIGGGGGSLPLLQKTGIPESKHIGGFPVSGLFMVCNNPEVVEQHHAKVYGKAKVGAPPMSVPHLDTRFIDNKKSLLFGPFAGFSPKFLKTGSNLDLLGSVKPDNLLTMLAAGAKELSLTKYLIQQVLLSNEKRMEELREFIPNAKMEDWDIVVAGQRVQVIKDTEAGGKGTLQFGTEVISAADGSVAALLGASPGASTAVQVMLEVLEKCFPQHFEEWESKIVEMIPSYGMSLMENPEMFKKIDTFTAQTLGLSVKEMVHS; encoded by the coding sequence ATGGTTATCATGAGCAACGTACAGAAAACAGCAGACGTTATCTTAATTGGTGCAGGGGTCATGAGTGCGACTTTGGGATCATTACTAAAAGAGTTAGCACCTGAATGGGAAATCAAAGTGTTCGAGAAACTCGAAAATGCTGGAGAAGAAAGCTCAAACGAATGGAATAATGCGGGTACGGGTCATGCTGCACTGTGTGAACTTAACTATACTTCCGAAAAACCGGACGGATCTATAGATATTAGCAAAGCAATAAATATTAATGAACAGTTTCAGCTATCTAGACAGTTTTGGTCTTATCTTGTAAACAAGGATCTCATTCGTGATCCACAGGATTTTATCATGCCAATACCTCATATGAGTTTAGTACTAGGGGAACAAAATGTATCGTTTTTGAAAAAAAGATTTAAAGCGCTATCAAACAATCCTCTGTTCCAAGGAATGGAATTTTCCGATGACCCTGAAAAACTGAAAGAGTGGATTCCACTGATAATGGAAGGCCGTACATCGAATGAACCAATAGCGGCTACAAAAATTGATTCTGGAACAGACGTTAACTTTGGTGCGTTAACACGCATGTTGTTTGACCACTTAAAAACTCAAAACGTTGAAATCAAATACAATCATCAAGTGGACGATATTAAACGGACAAGTGACGGCTTATGGGAATTGAAAGTGTGGAATATGGCTACTGGTAACATCGAACGCCATACGGCCAAATTCGTCTTTATCGGCGGTGGGGGTGGAAGTCTGCCTTTATTACAAAAAACCGGTATCCCTGAGTCAAAGCATATCGGAGGGTTCCCGGTAAGCGGCCTATTTATGGTATGTAACAATCCGGAAGTGGTGGAGCAGCATCATGCAAAAGTGTACGGTAAGGCTAAGGTTGGCGCTCCTCCAATGTCAGTTCCACATTTAGATACAAGATTTATTGACAATAAAAAATCATTACTGTTTGGGCCGTTTGCTGGTTTCTCACCAAAGTTCTTAAAAACTGGTTCGAATTTGGATTTGTTAGGTTCTGTAAAACCAGATAATCTTCTCACAATGTTAGCTGCAGGTGCAAAAGAGTTGTCTCTGACAAAATATCTGATCCAGCAAGTTTTGTTATCGAATGAAAAGCGTATGGAAGAATTACGCGAGTTTATTCCGAATGCCAAAATGGAGGATTGGGATATAGTGGTTGCGGGCCAACGTGTGCAGGTGATTAAGGATACCGAGGCCGGTGGTAAAGGAACACTTCAATTTGGTACGGAAGTTATTAGTGCCGCTGATGGCTCGGTAGCTGCTTTGCTCGGCGCTTCTCCGGGTGCATCTACTGCCGTTCAAGTAATGCTTGAGGTATTAGAAAAATGCTTCCCACAACATTTTGAAGAGTGGGAATCGAAAATAGTAGAAATGATCCCTTCTTATGGCATGTCACTAATGGAAAATCCGGAGATGTTCAAAAAAATTGATACATTCACAGCACAGACACTGGGTCTGAGCGTGAAAGAAATGGTTCATAGTTAA
- a CDS encoding MFS transporter, which yields MQDTRLSKQHWFLIFTLTLLTFVLGTSEFVIVGILTDISSNLHITNAKAGTLVSAFAITFAIATPIVMSATSHFPKRKWMLFLIGAFIVLNALSIISTSYLMLLAIRMVTAIVTGVLISLAMIVASETIPIAKRSIAISFVFGGFTLANVVGVPIGTVIAEWYTWHATFMLTTVLGGVAFVASFFNLPSKLSQYRSSMRDQFSLLTHPRILMAFFIPSLGFGGTYAVFTYLVPILKQMDAPSSSISLILFGYGFISIFSNILAGKIASHNAIGRLRFVFLIQAFVLIALYWTTDNFIFGLVNIGLMSLMAILLTTSTQLYLIDLASIYQPKATGLAASLMPVASNVGIALGSALGGIVYHEGTLINVTLVGGVVAIFASLLTFFSHRLDQQQKKLA from the coding sequence ATGCAAGACACTAGATTATCTAAGCAACATTGGTTTCTTATTTTCACACTTACCTTATTAACATTTGTTCTCGGGACAAGCGAGTTTGTGATCGTTGGGATCTTAACGGATATTTCCTCGAACCTTCATATAACCAATGCAAAGGCAGGTACGCTCGTTTCTGCATTTGCCATTACGTTTGCCATTGCTACACCGATCGTGATGTCGGCCACAAGCCATTTTCCAAAGCGGAAGTGGATGTTGTTTTTAATCGGAGCATTTATCGTCTTAAATGCTTTGAGCATCATTTCGACAAGTTACCTTATGCTCCTTGCCATTCGGATGGTAACAGCGATTGTAACAGGAGTATTAATTTCTCTTGCCATGATTGTGGCTAGTGAAACCATACCAATCGCCAAACGCAGTATTGCCATATCTTTCGTTTTCGGTGGATTTACATTAGCAAACGTGGTTGGAGTTCCCATCGGTACGGTTATCGCAGAATGGTACACCTGGCATGCCACTTTTATGTTAACAACAGTTCTGGGTGGTGTGGCATTTGTGGCCTCCTTCTTCAACTTGCCAAGTAAGCTCAGCCAATATCGCAGCTCGATGCGGGATCAATTCTCTTTGTTGACACACCCAAGAATTTTAATGGCATTCTTTATTCCATCTCTTGGTTTCGGAGGAACGTACGCGGTATTTACGTATCTTGTGCCGATTTTAAAGCAGATGGATGCACCAAGTAGTTCCATCAGTTTGATCTTGTTTGGTTACGGATTTATTTCTATTTTTAGCAACATCCTTGCTGGTAAAATTGCCAGCCACAATGCAATTGGCCGTTTGCGGTTTGTTTTTCTCATACAAGCATTTGTTCTGATTGCTCTTTATTGGACGACCGATAACTTTATCTTTGGTTTGGTAAACATCGGCTTGATGTCATTAATGGCCATTCTTTTAACAACATCTACCCAGCTTTATTTGATTGACCTTGCCAGTATTTATCAACCAAAGGCAACAGGACTCGCCGCTTCCTTGATGCCTGTCGCAAGCAATGTCGGTATTGCCCTTGGTTCTGCATTAGGCGGAATTGTCTACCATGAAGGCACTTTAATCAATGTGACACTTGTCGGTGGGGTGGTTGCAATTTTTGCGAGTTTGCTCACTTTCTTCAGTCATCGCTTGGACCAACAACAGAAGAAACTGGCTTAA